The Opitutales bacterium region TCGGCAAGATCCTGTCAGTCCGGGGTGAGTTCGGCTATTGGGTATTCGAGGGACAAAACATTCCTGCCCAAAGACCTTCATGGAACTATCGCAAAGAAGATGGCGGCGGCATCATTGTGGATATGCTCTGCCACTGGCGATACGTGCTCGATCACGTCTTTGGTGCGGTAAAGAGCGTTTCATGCAGAGGCGCAACGCACATTTCTCAGCGGGTAGACGAAGCTGGAGAGACTTACACCTGCACCGCTGACGACTCAGCTTACGCAACCTTCGAGCTGGAGGGCGGCGTGATTGCTCACATCAATTCTTCGTGGAATGTTCGTGTGCGGCGTGATGATCTACTGACCTTGCAGGTTGATGGGACGCATGGCTCGGCTGTAGCGGGCTTGCGCGACTGTTGGACCCAACACTATGGCAACACGCCGAAACCGGTTTGGAATCCCGATATCGATCAACCTATCAAGTTCTTCGACGGATGGGCCAAAGTGCCCGAACAGGAGACATACGACAACGCATTTAAGACCCAATGGGAATTGTTCCTGCGCCATGTGCTGCTCGACGATCCATTCACCTGGGATTTATTCGAAGGTGCAAAAGGAGTTGAACTGGCAGAAAAAGGGATCGAGTCTTGGGAGGAAAGAAAGTGGGTAGACGTGAATGCCCCATCTGCCTAATAAGACAAAATTATCGTGAATCCTATCCAAAAGCCCAATATCCTTCTCATCATGACCGACCAACAGAGCGCAGATGCTCTAGGTCACAAAATAGAAGGAGGGTTTTTGGATACACCCGCACTGGATCTTTTATCCCGAGAGAGCCTTGCCTTTGAGAACGCGTATTGCGCGCACCCGCTCTGCGTTCCATCACGCAATTCCCTTTTTACTGGGCGCTACCCCCATAAGATCGGGGTGATGGTAAACAATGATTCCAAGAAGGATCTCTCTTCGGTGCCCTGCATGGGTAAAGTCCTAACGGACGCTGGCTATGATACGGGTTATGTCGGAAAATGGCACCTGTGTTACTCTGCCGGGAGGCATGCAGACATACACGGGTTTCGTTACGTCGATAATATCAGGTCTAACGGCGCCGATGCACACAATGTAGACGCGGCCGTTAAGTTTCTGGACGAGGAACGATCTGATCCGTTTTTCTTGGTCGCCTCGTTTAACAATCCGCACAACATTTGTGAATGGGCACGCTCTCCTGAGACAGGTGCTTTCCCTGATATCGATGTTGGATCACCACCACATCTTTCAGATCGTCCCCCCCTTAGGTCTAATCACTCAGACCAGCATGGACGGCCTCAGATTTTGGCAGATTTGCGAGAAGCGTATCAGGCGACGAATACATTTCCTGTGGGTCATTTTGGGGAAGAAGAGTGGCGAGCTTATCGCTGGGCGTATTATCGTATGGTCGAATCGATTGATCGCGAAATCGGCCGTCTTCTTGAGGAGCTTCAGCGTCGTGGTTTAGCGGAGAACACCGTGGTGGTATTTACTTCGGACCATGGCGATATGCAGGGAGCCCATGGATGGAATCAAAAAACGACATTGTACGACGAGTCTACGAAAGTTCCCTTCATGATCCGTTGGCCCGGTGTGGTAGAACCTGGTGAGAGTAAAGCTTTGATACAAAATGGTATCGATCTCATGCCGACTCTCTGTGCGGCAGCGGGCGTTCAACTATCGGAAGACTATCCAGGCGTCGACGTTCTCGGTTTGAATTCGGAGAATGATCGAGAGTTTATCGTATCTGAGACCTGCTTTGCTCAAGGCGCGGACCTGGGCAGTTCAGATGCGAAAGTTGACGGGCGTATGCTGCGAACTGAACGTTACAAATATTGTGCCTATCGCGCGCCGACCTCGGATGATCTAGAGGAGTCTCTAACAGATCTTCATGAAGACCCAGGTGAGATGCTTAACTTGTTGGCGAGTGATACCGGAGGGAGTCTATCTTCAATCTTAGATGAACACCGCCGACTTTTGAAAACGCATTGTGAATCACAGGGAGATGCTTTTTTTGACAGACGGCATTGATAGAAAATTGGGACGCCAGTGAATTTTCAGGTTTTTTAGTCTGTTACGCCCGGTGGGAGTTAACTAAAGACTATTGTTAATGAAAGTGCTAGTCGTCGGCGGAGCTGGGTATATCGGGAGTCATTGTGTGAAGCAGCTGGAATGTGCGGGGCACACGCCTGTGGTCTTGGACAATTTAGTCTACGGGCATCGTGCGGCGGTGAGTCCCGAGATTCCTTTCTACACGGTAAATCTAGGCGACACGGCTGCAGTGGGGGAGATTTTGAAGCGGGAGGCGATCGATGTGGTGATGCACTTCGCGGCTTATGCTTACGTAGGCGAATCGGTTACCGATCCGCGCAAGTATTATCACAACAACGTCGTTGCGACGCTCGGTCTGCTAGATGCGATGTTAGACGCAGGGGTGAAGCGTTTTGTCTTTTCTTCGACCTGTGCCACCTATGGTGAGCCGGACAAGCTCCCGATTACTGAGGATACGCCGCAGTCGCCGATCAATCCGTACGGGCAGACCAAGTTGGATATGGAGTTTACGCTCAAGAATTACGCTCGAGCCTATGGGTTGAGCTTTGCGGCGTTCCGCTATTTTAATGCTGCGGGTGCAGCTGCAGGCGGAGAAATCGGAGAGCACCATGATCCTGAAACACACCTCATTCCGTTGGTGTTTGATGCCGCGATGGGACGCCGGGAAAATATCAAGATTTTCGGAACGGATTATCCGACGCCCGATGGCACCTGTTTGCGTGATTATGTGCATGTCGACGACCTGTCCCGTGCACATATCGCGGTCTTTGATAAACTTCCCGAGCCAAGCGTGGCTCTGTTTTATAATCTCGGCACGGGTAAGCCAGCTTCAGTTCGTGAGGTGATAACCGCAGTGGAACGGGTAACTGGGAAAACGGTACCGGTGGTCGAAACCGAACGCCGTGCTGGTGACCCGCCAGCGTTGTATGCTGATAATTCTAAGGCGGTCAGCGAGCTGGGGTGGGAAATTGAATTTGATGACATCGAAGCGATCGTCGCTTCTGCCTGGGAATGGCACGCGGCTCATCCCGATGGGTTTCGAGCCTAGTAAACAAAAAACGCCGAGCGAGGAGGGCCCGCTCGGCGTTGAATGAAAGAGCTTATCCGAGTAGTCTCAGAGCGCTCTGTTGGCTTGAGTTCGCTTGGGCAAGCATCGCAGTTCCAGACTGAACTAGGATGTTATACTTAGCAAACGCTGTCGACTCCGCCGCGATGTCCGTATCGATGATACGGCTATTTGCAGCTTCGAGGTTAACCTTGTTTGTGTTCAGGGTCTCTGAAGCGAATTGCAGACGTGATGTCTGCGCTCCGTTCACAGCGCGCTGAGTGGCTACTTCCTGAATGGCATCTGTCACGTTCGTGACCGTGACGCTGGTCAGAGAGCTTGCCGCAGTGATGGTGGCTACATCAGAGCTTGCTTGATTGAAGTCAGCTTGGGAGATGGTGACTGCTCCTCCGCCTGTTTCAGTTGTTGCAACACTGAGTGCCCCGTCTGCCGCGGCAAAGAGGTTAACGCCGTTGAACTGCTCGTCGTCCAGGTTGTTGAGTTGAGCTACCAGTTCGGTGAACTCTGAGTCATAATTGGCCTTGTCGTCAGCTGACTTGGTGACGTCATCATACATGACCTTGAGCTCAGATATCCGATCGAGGATGTTTGTAGCAGTCTTCAGAGCACCGTCCTGTGTTTGCAGGAACGAGATAGAGTTCTGAATGTTTTCATTAACCTTTTGTGTCCGGTTAATGGCTGCAGTCATCTTCATAGAAACCGCAAGACCGCCCGCGTCATCGGAGGGTGATGCGATTTTTGAACCGCTAGACAACCGTGCCAAGCTCTTCCTGAACATGGCACTGCTGGAGTTGAGGTTATTCGCTGCAGTAGATGCACCGGTGTTTGTATTGATTACCATCGACATAACGATCTTCCTTGATTCGTGGCAGCTCCCTGCTGCCCAGGGCCAATAGACGTTGCGGGGATTGGCGCCCCAATCGGAGCATCCGTGCTCCGGAAACCTGTGGCAGAATGAATTTCAGATAGAACAAATGTCTGAATTTCATCATACTCCACGTGCTCAACTTGGATGTTGGCAACAATCCATAGGGAATGATCGTCGAGGTAAGGTGTGACGAGAATACGCCCACCGGGTGCACCCGCTACAGAGTATGCCTCTGGAGTCGAGTGTTCTGTTTTCTGCAATCTGGAATAACGCGTGGTTGTCTCCCAGCGAAAGTACTTGCCGATTTAAATCGGTTCAGCATCCGCAAATGCGTTAGGAGGATTGCAAGAAATGTTTATCAAAGAACGGGGTGAGAGGTTGGCACTTTGGGTTTGTTTACTGTGGCCGCGCATTAAGTCGGCAGGAGCAGACGATTCTGGAGTGCAATGGTCTCCCGCATCGCAGTCTGTGTCTGCTCCGAATAGGTCGTGGTTGGAAGAAGGATCCAGATGGTTGCGGATCCTAGATGTGATGGTCGTGGTCGATTGTGGTAAAGTCAGTCAGAACATCGGGTCCCGATCGTGGACCCGATGCCTGACGGAGAAGAGCTTATCCGAGAAGTCTCAGAGCGCTCTGTTGGCTCGAGTTCGCCTGAGCAAGCATCGCGGTTCCAGACTGGACCAGGATGTTGTATCGGGCGAACGCGGTAGATTCAGCGGCGATATCTGTATCAGCGATACGGCTATTCGCGGCTTCGAGATTGACCTTGTTCGTGTTGAGGGTCTGTGAAGCGAACTGGAGGCGTGAGGTCTGCGCACCATTTACGGCGCGTTGAGTCGCGACTTCCTGGATCGCGTCTGTGACGTTGGTCACGGTGACATTAGCTAATGAAGCAGCTGCGGTAATCGTGGCCACATCTGAGCTGGCTTGATTAAAGTCAGCTTGTGAGACGGTGACTGCGCCCCCACCTGTTTCAGTGGTGGCTACCGTGAGTGCTCCATCAGCAGCAGCGAACAGGTTAACCCCGTTGAATTGCTCGTCATCTAGATTGTTGAGCTGAGCCTTTAACTCAGTGAACTCAGTATCATAGTTGGCCTTGTCATCGGCTGACTTAGTGACGTCTGAGAACATAGTCTTCAACTCCGAGATCCGGTCGAGGATGTTGGTTGCGGTTTTCAGTGCTCCGTCCTGAGTCTGCAGGAATGAGATAGAGTTCTGAATGTTCTCGTTGACCTTTTGAGTCCGGTTAATGGCAGCAGTCATTTTCATGGATACTGCGAGTCCACCGGCATCATCGGCTGGGGAGCTGATTTTCTGTCCACTAGACAGACGAGCTAAGCTACGCTTGAACATAGCGTTGCTTGTGTTGAGGTTGTTCGCTGCTGTAGAGGCAGCGGCATTCGTGTTGATTACCATCGACATTGTTATTCTTCCGTGATTCACAGCAACCCGCTGTGAGGGACCGATAGGGAGACAGGGGATCGGCACCCCTCCAAAGCGTCCTTGCTTTGGAAGTCGATCAGGCACGGGCTTAGCTCGGATAATGCCGGGCTAGGCTGCGCTCGCTCAACTTGGATGTGTGCAGCATCAGGCGGAAGAATGATTGTAGTCGGACAGCCACGGATACGAAGCCGCTGCCCTTGAGCGTAAAACAACCTCAAGGTAGATTCCGCAGGAGCGGCTGAAGAGTTCTTTGGTGTGGGAGTAGGCGGTGGCTAAGCACCGCGCTCCATTGGGCCCACAGATCCATAAGGGTCGATCTGTGAGGTGATGCGAACTCTCTAGTCGCTCCTGGCTAGACTTTTCAAAGAACAGGTTGGGTGGATCGGGTAATGGATCCGGTGTGGCCCGGCTATGATGCCTGGCGGAGACGGCTGATTCAGGAGAGGGAGGCGAGGGTGGGTGGCGGATCGGACGTCACCCAGAGCCCTCTTTACCTTCTCATTGTCTATTCCGTCATCGTGTAAGAAGTCCTTAAAGGTCTGATGACCTACCCGAGGAGCCGGAGGGCAGACTGCTGGGACGAGTTGGCCTGAGCGAGCATCGCTGTGCCTGACTGAACGAGGATGTTGTATCGAGCGAATGCTGTAGATTCCTCGGCTACATCAGTATCCTTTATTCGACTATTCGCGGCTTCGAGATTCAGGCTGTTGGTTGACAGCGTATCGATCGCGAATTGTAGGCGGGATACCTGGGCACCGTTCACCGCACGTTGTGTGGCTACTTCCTGAATAGCGTCGGTGATGTTCGTCACCGTGATGCTAGTCAGTGAGCTGGTGCCCGTTACGGTCGCTACGTTAGAACTGGCCTGGTTGAAGTCGGCCTGAGATATGATGATGCTACCTCCTCCTTGTTCGGTAGTCGCGACAGATAGAGCTCCATCTGCGGCTGCGAATAGGTTGACTCCGTTGAACTCCTCGTCGTCGAGGTTATTCAGCTGAGCGACAAGCTCCGTAAACTCTGAATCGTAATTTGATTTGTCCTCTGAGCTTTTGGTGACGTCATCATACATCACTTTTAGCTCGGAGATACGATCGAGTATATTTGTTGCTGTCTTCAGCGCTCCGTCCTGCGTCTGCAGGAAGGAGATGGAGTTCATGAGGTTTTCCTTTACCTTTTTCGTTCTGTTGAGTGCAGCAGTGATCTTGAGTGATACTGCTAGGCCACCAGCATCGTCAGATGGGCTGACGATTTTTGATCCACTTGAGAGCCGTGCTAGGCTCTTTTGGAACATTTTGGTGCTCCCGTTCAGGTTATTTGCGCCGACTGATGCGCCGACGTTTGTGTTGATTACCATGGAAATGTGGTTGATCCTCCGTGATTGGATTTAGTGACTTCCGTGTCACTAAGAATTGCCGACGTTTTATCCTGGGTGGTCAGCACACCCTTTTTGGACATCCGTGTCCAAAATTTGGAAAATTATAACAAATCGTTGAGTTAATACATTCTTAGATGATTCTATGGTTTGGTGGCCGCATACGGCCGATTGCGATATTGAGCAAAGATAGGGGTAGAGAGCGCGTAGAGATGACGCTCAGTTTAAAGTCCTTCGACTCCTTGGACGGGGGGGAACGACCAGGGCCGTGCCCCCCCGCAGTGTCACTATTTTGATGTTGCTTATCCAAGGAGCCGGAGTGCGGCCTCTGAAGATGAGTTGGCCTGTGCCAGCATGGCGGTGCCCGACTGAACCAGGATATTATACCTGGCGAACATTGTGGATTCTTCGGCGACATCCGTGTCTTTAATCCTGCTGTTCGCAGCCTCCAGATTGATTGAATTGACCGATAGCATATCGATCGAGAAATTGATGCGGCTCGAAGTCGCGCCGTTCACTGCTCGCATTGTGGCTACATCTTCGATGGCGGTGACAACATCCGTCACTGTGAGCGATGTAATTCCGGCCGCTGATGTGATGGTGTTTGTCGTGCCGGCGAGGTCTGCCTGACTCAAATCAACAGTTTGACCACCACCTTCGGTAACAATGGTGGATAGCGTGTTTCCACCATTCACGAAGAGATTCACGCCATTGAACTCCTCGTTAGTCAGGTTGGTGAGCTGATCCTGAAGTTCGGTGAACTCTGCGTTATAGTTTGAGATGTCTGTGCTACTTTTTGCGACATCCTCTGCCATTATTCGCAATTCAGACATCCGATCTAGGATCTGAGCCGCGTTTTTCAATGCACCATCCTGAGTCTGCAGGAACGAAATACTGTTCTGCAGGTTATTTTTAAGCGCTTTGGTGCGGTTAATTGTCGCAGTGATCTTTAGGCTGACTGCGAGGCCTCCAGCATCATCGGCTGGTGAAACGATTTTTGAGCCGCTGGATAAACGAGCCAGGCTCTTCTGTAGACTTTGATTTGAGTGACTTAGATTAAGGGCTGCCGCGCTGGCCGCCGAATTAGTATTAATTACTAGTGACATTATATCCTCCGTGATTTTTTGCGCACCATCCTTGGTGCAGCGTGCCCAGATTTTTCAGGTTTGAGCTTCCTGGTTCTGACCTCCTTGTCGGAACACCTTATAACTCGCTGGCCACGGGGGGGGCCTTTAACAGAAAAGAGGATTTTTTGTCGAAAAGATGATCTTACTTGCAGGATGACGAGCGCGGTAGTGTGTGATCAGTGCTTCCGCATGTTTCTATGAGGTATATTCCCGTTTCTAAACTATCCGAAAAAAGAGTCGATTTCGCGGCGTTCTTTCTTGGTGGGGCGTCCGGCGCCTCTGGGCCGCATTAGGTGAGGAAAATCGCGGTCAAGCTTTTCGGTCTTCGGAGGCGCGGGGGGCGTGTGGTCTATAAGGAACGGGGCCACCTGAGAGGCGGAAAGCCGCTTTTCAAGTAATCCGGCTACCTCAATCGTGAGTGCGTTTCCCGCTCGCTCGACGGAATATATCTCACCTATTTTTACGCAATGGGAAGGTTTGAGTCGCTGTCCCTCAAGTTTTACATGACCCCCTTTGCAGGCATCGGTCGCTAAGGATCTTGTCTTGAAAATACGGACTGCCCAAAGCCACTTGTCTATGCGGAGCTTTTTTGTCTGACTAGGTATAACAGAATCCAAAATCGAGTATTTTGAGTGATGAGGCTATTAACTCATAGAAGTGTTTTTCAAGTCGCGATTGCCTTATTGTTATTGTGGTGCAACTGCCTGAGAGCTGAAGCGCCGAGAGTGCCTAGTTTAAAACTGGAGCTTGAGAGTAAGTCTTTTCGCGAGGCCAGAGGCGTGTTGCGCATAGCGTTTTTTAGTTCTTTGGATCAAATGAAAGCTCAACGTCCTGCCGCACACAAAAATATAGTTGTTAATAAAAGTGCGGCGACGATGAGTGTATCTATGGATCATCCTGGGGAGGGCTTCTATGTCGTAGCAGTATATCATGATCTCAATGAGAACGATGA contains the following coding sequences:
- a CDS encoding Gfo/Idh/MocA family oxidoreductase yields the protein MKEHKIGIIMNGVTGRMGKNQHLLRSVMAIRDQGGVRISDNETIMPDPILVGRNENKLKELAALSGFTKWSTDLDACLKDDAYTVYFDAQTTLRRFEAVKKAAEAGKHVYCEKPTAVTTEDAIKLAEICQNAGVKHGVVQDKLWLPGIMKLKRLKEQGFFGKILSVRGEFGYWVFEGQNIPAQRPSWNYRKEDGGGIIVDMLCHWRYVLDHVFGAVKSVSCRGATHISQRVDEAGETYTCTADDSAYATFELEGGVIAHINSSWNVRVRRDDLLTLQVDGTHGSAVAGLRDCWTQHYGNTPKPVWNPDIDQPIKFFDGWAKVPEQETYDNAFKTQWELFLRHVLLDDPFTWDLFEGAKGVELAEKGIESWEERKWVDVNAPSA
- a CDS encoding sulfatase-like hydrolase/transferase, which produces MNPIQKPNILLIMTDQQSADALGHKIEGGFLDTPALDLLSRESLAFENAYCAHPLCVPSRNSLFTGRYPHKIGVMVNNDSKKDLSSVPCMGKVLTDAGYDTGYVGKWHLCYSAGRHADIHGFRYVDNIRSNGADAHNVDAAVKFLDEERSDPFFLVASFNNPHNICEWARSPETGAFPDIDVGSPPHLSDRPPLRSNHSDQHGRPQILADLREAYQATNTFPVGHFGEEEWRAYRWAYYRMVESIDREIGRLLEELQRRGLAENTVVVFTSDHGDMQGAHGWNQKTTLYDESTKVPFMIRWPGVVEPGESKALIQNGIDLMPTLCAAAGVQLSEDYPGVDVLGLNSENDREFIVSETCFAQGADLGSSDAKVDGRMLRTERYKYCAYRAPTSDDLEESLTDLHEDPGEMLNLLASDTGGSLSSILDEHRRLLKTHCESQGDAFFDRRH
- the galE gene encoding UDP-glucose 4-epimerase GalE — translated: MKVLVVGGAGYIGSHCVKQLECAGHTPVVLDNLVYGHRAAVSPEIPFYTVNLGDTAAVGEILKREAIDVVMHFAAYAYVGESVTDPRKYYHNNVVATLGLLDAMLDAGVKRFVFSSTCATYGEPDKLPITEDTPQSPINPYGQTKLDMEFTLKNYARAYGLSFAAFRYFNAAGAAAGGEIGEHHDPETHLIPLVFDAAMGRRENIKIFGTDYPTPDGTCLRDYVHVDDLSRAHIAVFDKLPEPSVALFYNLGTGKPASVREVITAVERVTGKTVPVVETERRAGDPPALYADNSKAVSELGWEIEFDDIEAIVASAWEWHAAHPDGFRA
- a CDS encoding flagellin, producing MSMVINTNTGASTAANNLNSSSAMFRKSLARLSSGSKIASPSDDAGGLAVSMKMTAAINRTQKVNENIQNSISFLQTQDGALKTATNILDRISELKVMYDDVTKSADDKANYDSEFTELVAQLNNLDDEQFNGVNLFAAADGALSVATTETGGGAVTISQADFNQASSDVATITAASSLTSVTVTNVTDAIQEVATQRAVNGAQTSRLQFASETLNTNKVNLEAANSRIIDTDIAAESTAFAKYNILVQSGTAMLAQANSSQQSALRLLG
- a CDS encoding flagellin gives rise to the protein MSMVINTNAAASTAANNLNTSNAMFKRSLARLSSGQKISSPADDAGGLAVSMKMTAAINRTQKVNENIQNSISFLQTQDGALKTATNILDRISELKTMFSDVTKSADDKANYDTEFTELKAQLNNLDDEQFNGVNLFAAADGALTVATTETGGGAVTVSQADFNQASSDVATITAAASLANVTVTNVTDAIQEVATQRAVNGAQTSRLQFASQTLNTNKVNLEAANSRIADTDIAAESTAFARYNILVQSGTAMLAQANSSQQSALRLLG
- a CDS encoding flagellin, whose amino-acid sequence is MSMVINTNVGASVGANNLNGSTKMFQKSLARLSSGSKIVSPSDDAGGLAVSLKITAALNRTKKVKENLMNSISFLQTQDGALKTATNILDRISELKVMYDDVTKSSEDKSNYDSEFTELVAQLNNLDDEEFNGVNLFAAADGALSVATTEQGGGSIIISQADFNQASSNVATVTGTSSLTSITVTNITDAIQEVATQRAVNGAQVSRLQFAIDTLSTNSLNLEAANSRIKDTDVAEESTAFARYNILVQSGTAMLAQANSSQQSALRLLG
- a CDS encoding flagellin — its product is MSLVINTNSAASAAALNLSHSNQSLQKSLARLSSGSKIVSPADDAGGLAVSLKITATINRTKALKNNLQNSISFLQTQDGALKNAAQILDRMSELRIMAEDVAKSSTDISNYNAEFTELQDQLTNLTNEEFNGVNLFVNGGNTLSTIVTEGGGQTVDLSQADLAGTTNTITSAAGITSLTVTDVVTAIEDVATMRAVNGATSSRINFSIDMLSVNSINLEAANSRIKDTDVAEESTMFARYNILVQSGTAMLAQANSSSEAALRLLG
- a CDS encoding RNA-binding S4 domain-containing protein, with translation MPSQTKKLRIDKWLWAVRIFKTRSLATDACKGGHVKLEGQRLKPSHCVKIGEIYSVERAGNALTIEVAGLLEKRLSASQVAPFLIDHTPPAPPKTEKLDRDFPHLMRPRGAGRPTKKERREIDSFFG
- a CDS encoding DUF2141 domain-containing protein is translated as MRLLTHRSVFQVAIALLLLWCNCLRAEAPRVPSLKLELESKSFREARGVLRIAFFSSLDQMKAQRPAAHKNIVVNKSAATMSVSMDHPGEGFYVVAVYHDLNENDELDLGLFGMPSEPYGFSNNARAVIGLPSFEAAAISLESAESGAQPTYYIRLH